The genomic stretch GGGCAGAGAcactctatttcttcttgttgtaaTTACTGTTGGCTATAGTTTTGATTAAAATGAGTATgtcctcgggcacctgggtggctcagtgggttaaagcctctgccttcggctctggtcatgatcccagggtcttgggatcaagccccacatcgggctctctgctccccggggagcctgcttcctcctctctctctctgcctgcctctctgcctacttgtgatctgtcaaataaataaataaaatctttaaaatgagtatGTCCTCATGgtaaaaaaattacacatatatatttgatatatgtaaaaatataaatataaatatatatgtatatatacacatatatatatatttttttttaaattcaaacatTTCAGAATAGTATAAAGTCAAGTCCCTCTGCTACCCAGGCCATGGCTCTCTGGCCCACTCCCCAAAGATAACCACAGTTAACAGATACACGTGTGTCCTTCTGgaagatgcattttttttccctaaagatattatttatttgtttgacagggagagacacagcgagagagggaacacaagcagggggagtgggagagggagaagcaggtttcccgctgagcagggagcctgatgtggggctcaatcccaggaccctgggatcgtgacctgagccgaaggcagacgcttaacaactgagccacccaggtgccccatggaagATGCATTTTTATGGATGGCCAAGGTCCAGGAAGCATGCATTCCTTTTTACACAGATCCTCCTGATATTTATTATGTGTATGAAATTTATAAGCTGGTTTCTATTATTGATTTCCACTTTAAAGCCAGCCCTTGAGATCCAGAAAGGTGATTATTACAGATGAGAGAACGGTGGCTCAGAGAGGGCATGTGGCTTCTCAGGGACACACAGCTAGCACATGGCATAGCTGAGACTTGAAGCCAAGCCTCCCTGCCTTTGAGTCTGAGACCCCTTCTGCTCTTCCATGCTGGCTCTGGACACCCAGACCCCACTGCAGCAGCCAGGCTTACCTGCGGCCCTTGCTCAGTCTGGCTGTCAAAGGGGTTCCCAACTACACGAGACTTGGCCCGGGCAACGCTCCGCTCCACAAACTCGGCGTACACGTCTTCTTGCACAAAGGTCCGGGAGCCTGCACAGCAGCACTGGCCCTGGTTGAAGAACAGGGCGAAGTGGGCCTGCTCTACGGCCCAGTTCACTGGGGAGGCAAAAAAGCAACCATGAGAAGAAACCGAGGATGAGCCTGGCCCCAGGGTCtgcttatcctttttttttttttttaacccgtCCATGCCACCAACAGCACCGACCAGGACAGACCTGATCTCTCCTTCCCTGGGGTATGGACACCCAGTGaacagacacaaagagagaggaggtCACAGCCCTCTGTGGTAACAGGCATGAGGGTGGTGGCAGGACCCACCCAGCCAGCCCACAGCAGTCAGGGAAGGGCAAATCAGGGGGCACCCCGGCGGGACTGGGAAACAGGCTAAAGAGGAGGCAGCGCGGTCTGCTGTGAGGGCAAGCATGTGGTATGGCCGGGCGACTGAGCACTGCGGCCCAGCAGCAGTGGGGAGCAAAGAGGAGAGAAGCCGGGGAGGGACCGGGTCATGCAGGCTGGAGGGCCATGCTGCAGACTCTGACCTTCCTCCTCGGGCCTAGGGGACAGACACTGAGTCCAGTGGTTGCCGAAGCTCAGTAAAATGAGAGGAGCCACGGTATGGACAGCTCGTGGCCGCCTTTGTCCCACACCTCCTCCCTGAAAAAACCTTACTGTCTGCATCTGACATGATGATGTTGGGGCTCTTTCCCCCCAGCTCCAAGGTCACTCTCTTGAGGTTACTGCTCCCTGCAGCAACCTGGATTAGGTGGCCAACCTGTGGGGaagcagaaatacagaaaagctctcagggggaggaaagaagaaccAAATGCTCTTCTAGATGCAACAGGAGGGAGCGGCTGGACTACAAGAGACCCGGAGAATTTCACCCAGTCTAGCTATTCATGTACCACTGCTGCTTCACCCTTCTGAGGTCCCAGGACAAGAATGACCGGAAACCGTGGGAGCAATATGACTTCTCTATACCAAGCGTGCCTACATACCAGACACCGTGCCAAGCGCTTCGTGTTCATTTAGTTCGGTCCCTGCCATGACCTCAAAGGTAAGCACGACTCTTTGCCTTGCTTCAGAAATGTGGGAGCTGTGGCTCAGAGTGGTcaagtcacttgcccaaagtcacacagctggtgaatgTGGAATCGGAATTCACACCTGGGCAGCATGAGTCCATCACCGGGTCAAACCGCTATCCTGCCCCCTTCCCACAGTGGAGTTGAGTGTGGTCCCCCAGCCCATGGCACGCTCTGTGGGGGCAATGATGAGGGGCTCCTCACCTCCTTGttcacagagcctggcacatctGAACCTATCTGAATGAACAAATCTGTCTCTGTCAGAAAACCATCCCCTCGGTGAGAATCTCAGCAGCACCTCAAGGCATTCATCTGGGCAACAGCAAAGCAAGGGAAGAGCTTGGACCATGCTCTCTTGGGCTctgtccctgccctcccagagcCGCCGCCACTGCGCATGGACAGAATGCTGGGCCGTATCTACCTCTGGGGGAATGATCTGAGACCACATTCCTTATGGTATTCAGTGTGCCTTTTCTGGAGCCATGTGATGAAGCCTCGCAGAAATTCAAGGACAGGAAAGGCTACTCTTCAGAAGGAATTCCGTCCTTGCTTTGAAGGAGATGATCACCAGACCTCTTACCTATCCCTGTTTCTCCcgggcctggcacagagctgcACGACACTCCTTACTCATGCATTCCCTCCCTGAGCACTTACTCTGAGCTAGACCCTTGCTGATCGCGTCGTAAGCTTCATCGCCCTTACTCCAATCCTGTGAGCTGGATGCACTTATcatccccgttttacagatgagacagaGGCTTCGGGAGCCTGAGTGACCTGCCCAAGATGGCGGAGCTAGTAAGTGCCACTGAAACAGTAAGACTCTGGAGCCCCTGATTTTCCCCACTACACCACACGTATTGTCTCCACTGCCTCCACTGCCTCCGTATTTCCatcctcattttaaagaaaacaaatgaagccCCGAAGGCATTCAGTGAATCACCCCATGTCATAATGGcaaggctgggatttgaactcatgtCTTCCCGAAGTCCCTGCTCTGTAATTGTCAGGGCAGTGCTGGTCCAGGAGCCTAAAACCGCCAAAGGGCTTTGACCCCGGACAGTAGGTCAGCTCTGGCCTTCATGAGATGTAGACGACCTCGGCCTCTTTATTCCACGTGGCGTGCTGGCCCCTCAACTCAGCCAAAGTGTCAAGCAACCCACAGAGGGCTCCACCCCAACAGCCACTACTGGCCACGTGGGGCCCTCACTTAGGCTCCTCAGAGGCCGTCTTGGGGGATCCTCCACGCAGTACCCAAAGGCGAATTTTCAATGCATCATCCTTGGAGGACAGTGGGAACTTGGGTCGAATATGCCACAAGCTTGAGGTCCTGGTGATGCCTTACCTCGGTGGAGCCCGTGAAGGCcactttgtccacatcctcatgGGAGGCAATGGCAGCCCCAGCTGTGGGGCCAAATCCAGGAATAATATTGACCACGCCAGGGGGAAAGCCAGCCTGTGGGCAAACAGACAGGGACACTGGGTGTCATTCTCCTGCTCCAAAGGGCTTGGACCAAAAAGCACACACCCCTCCCGGAGAGGCTAAAGTAGCCTGCCCAGTACCCAGACAAGCAGTTACCAGTCTGTGGGGCACTGCTCAGGAATTCCAAATGacacagcagagagcctacttttCAGGGTTCCTTGGGGCTGCCGCCTCTCCCCAGTGGCATTCACCTAGAACAATGTTCATTCTTCGAAGGGGTCTGACAGTGAAACTCAGTGTAGAAAACAGGTAAGGGACAGCCATTTTGGCTGGCCTGTATGAGGttcagggggtgggggcgggctcAGTCCCTGTGTTGTGAACACCTACCCCACTTTGGGGCCCCCAAAGCCCCTCTTAAGTACCCCCAAAGAGCAAGCCTGTACAAGGGCATTCAGAGGTCAAGACTAACACAAACCACACACCTCCTTAATCAGGTTGGCCACATAGAGGGCAGTGAGTGGAGTCTGCTCGGCTACCTTCATCACAACCACATTTCCAGTTGCCAGGGCTGGACCCAATTTCCAGGCTTGCATCAGGAGCGGGAAGTTCCACTGCAATAAAGAGTAACTCCTCTTGGAACCGAAGCTGGCCAGGGCAGGGGGTAgcccagggaggagaggctgcACCGACTTCTCTGAGCCCCTTGCACTACCCCCACAACTTGGCTGTGAGTCGAAGACAGATGGACAAGGCAGGAGGATGGGAGCAAGAGCGACTCAAGCTCATTAGAGCTTTTTCCGTACTAGGCTCCATGCTGTGCTGTTGCATTTTatatgcccccccacccccgccctgagACAGTGCTGTGTTCCCTTCCacttttcagataagaaaactgagtcttAGGGAGAtcagtgatttgcccaaagtcagaGTCCACGCACGGCAGCACCAGTTGGCTTTGTTAAAGCCTGTGTTCTCACCCACCACCCAGGCTGCCTTCGGACAGCATCCACAGACCCCACCACCTGTACAATCAGCCTGTCTGAGATCACTGCATCTCAAGGCACTCCTGATAAGCTTTCCTGTGTTTATTAGGAGCCTAACACTCACCGGAATGATCTGCCCACACACCCCGACGGGTTCATGGCGGGTATAGCTGAAGAAGTCCCCATCGATGGGAATGGTTTTCCCGTGGTACTTATCAGCCCAGCCAGcgtaataacttaaaaaaataaaaaaataaaaaaaaaatccaagcttaATCAATGACTGGCAGGGACCCCTGTACACCCTGGCAGGAAGAGAAGACTCAAACAGGCCCAATTAAGTCCTTCTGATCATTGTCCTTGCTCTTGGTTTAATCCGAGAAAGACTTCCTGGGTAACTGCTAGGGTCACAGTAACCAGCTCCAGATAACTAACATCTAAGCCTCAGAGTCACCTGGGATGCTTGTAAAAAACACCATGTTTCAGGTGCCCACTTCCAACCTACTTAACCTGGAGCTCTGAGGCTGATCCCCAGGAATCAGTATTTTTCATAAACATTCAGATTTATGAAAAACTCTGACTGCTGAACCAGCCCAGCACCACAGATTAGCATTTGAGAACCATGGGTCGGATCTGGTAAGGAAGTGAAAACCTCTCTAACAGCCAGCACTTCCTGTATGCAGACAAGGAAAGACTGAGGCAACGGCCACCAGAAACAAATCTTCAGCTGGCCTCACCCCTCGTAAAGCCTTCTGTCTAGACTCACGGACGGAGGGGACAGTAAAGCCCAGCAcactggagaaagggagaaaagagcagCGTGGATTTCCAGCACGTAAAGGTGATGTTTTCAGGGAAGTGGGAAAAACgagagaaggggaaagatgaAATGTCGGGTAAAAGGAAGCATTCTGAAATGAGCGGATGGCCACGGGAGTCTGAGCTCCACGCTGACCAGGCTTCGAACACAGGTCTGTGAACCTGGGGAGAAAAACAGCCAGGGAGTTGCCAGTCTCTACAAGGGAAAGCAgtacctctctctccctttctcccagtctgtacGTGTGTCTTGTGAGCCCCAGAATGGTTACCTAATCAGCACAAAGGCATATTCCTAAAACTCAGGAGGGCACAGAACTTAGCCCGAGCTTCCCCAGGCTGCTCTCTCTGGGGCATCCTCACAGAGTGTTCTAATCTTGGCACTAAGATCATGTGGGGCTGGAAAATTCTTTGCTATACTGGCTGTGCTGTGCACTGTAGGCTTTCTAGCAACCTCCCTGGCCTCTATGCAAACCTCCCCCCGACCCCGCCATGCtgtgataaccaaaaatgtctccagacattgccagccATCACCTGGGAGATATGACCAATACCCTGGCTGAGAACCCATTATGTTGTCCAACCCCTACCTTCCCAGCACGGCTTCTTCTCCTCTATCTCTGTCcacagggtcacagggaagtacTCATTATTTGCACATTGATCTGTCCACCTGGACCACAGCTGGTCAGACTCGAGGCCAGCCAATCAGGGCAGCATCTGGCCTCTGGATCTGGCATTAAGACTCTGGCATTTGGCACTCGGAGAAGGACTGCAGTGTAGTTGGTAGGATCACACATACAGAAGCGAGCCCACATTCCAGCATGCACACTGGCCCTGACAGTGGCCAGGGGGTCACTGAGAGACGATGAGGCAAGAGGGTTGACATAAACCATAGTGGGGCTCAGCAGCCTTCTGGATTTAAGGCCCCCGATCCTCCACAGTGCCCGAGTCAGGCCGAGGCTTTGTTACCTGCATCCCTAAAGACCCCAGCAGAGCTCTTTTTCCTCATCCTGTATTTCTTGGGCATTAAGATGTCTGTCAAACTAATTCCAAAGCTAACAAGAAGACTACggcagcaggggcacctgggtggcccagtgggttaagcctctgccttcggcccaggtcatgatctcagggtcctgggatcaagccccaaatcgggctctctgctcagcagagagcctgcttcccgtgccccaccccctgcctgcctctcagcctacttgtgatctctctctctgtgtcaaataaataagtaaataaaataaataaataaaaatcttaaaaaaaaaaaaagaagaagaagactacAGCAGAGACAGATGAAATAGAGAACAGGAAAACAGaggaaatcaacaaaaccaaaagtgagTTCTCTGTAAACTCACTAGATTGACAAACCCTTcactagactaagaaaaaaaaaagaagacacaaagaactgAAAAACGAAATGAAAGCAGGGACATTACCACTACCTTATAAAGAGAATATATGAACAACTATAGCCCACAAATGAGATAACCtacatgaaatggacaaattccatCTAACATAGAAATTACCATAACTGccctgagaagaaagagaaaatgcttaCAAGTAAGTTATAACTTTGGTACTGAGGGATTTTCTCCTAAGATGGAATCTCACAGAACATGTTTCTCCAACTCCTGTGATCCTGTTAAATTTATCTAATTTCTGGCCCCCGCAAAACCTGCTCCCCTGGGGCACGGCCAGAATAtaagagcaggaagcctgagccCATACCGGATGCATTTGAGGACCATGTCCAGATCCACCAGGTAGGAGATGACATAGGGCTTGCCGTTATCCAGGGTCTCCAAGGCCTGAGAAAAGAAAACGGTCAGCACGGACGTGCAGGCACAAGACTGAATCACAGCAGTCAATGGCGACCAGTGCTGAATCTCAGCACAGACCAAGAAGGGCAGATGGGCCACTTTGTGCCACTGAATGCTGTGGCCTTTCTGGCCCATCGCCCCTCCCTCTCCAAAGGCAGGAGagcaaggggtggggagaggaatggAGCAACCACTTCTCATGCAGTCACTTCACAGGCAGGTTCTGCTCTAAGCCAAACCCAGGGGCTGGGATAAGAGACAAACATAGGGGCTGAATGAGCAAAGCGCCAGTGACTCATGACCTGAAGCCTCAATCGTGAATGTTAAAGAGTGCTAGAAAGGAGAAACCAGGCTGCCCAGCCCAGTCTGAGAAACCCTCTAGCCTAAACCTGAAGGATATGTAGCAGGTAACTAAGCAAAAGGGAAGGTACAAATGATGACAAAGCGAAAAGCAccccaagcagagggaacagcatgtacaaaggccctgggggCTCAAAGAAGCCAGGTAGTCAAGACGCTGAGGGAAGGCTGCTGAgctgagctgtgtgtgtgtgagggccACAGTCCAGCATGAGTTGGGAGATGGAGTCAGATGAGGCAGGGCCTTGTAGACCATGTTAAGGGAATAGGACTTTATCCTAAGAATATACGGGATACCGTGGAAGGCTTCAGAGGGGAACACCATGGTATAATTTGCCTTCTAGAAGATTCACTCTGGCTGCTATTTGCAGATTggactggggagaggagagggcatTGCCTCTTGGTTTCTTCAGCCTCTAGCAGCCACCCCACAGAGGGGCTCCAAGGGAGATGTCCGTCCCTGGAGGTCTCAGTAACGGCTCTCCACTgtggctcccctccccacccccagtctccTCCTTTTTTAGCCATCGTAGGAGACAATGAGAAGTTCCTCTGGTTGGTACAGGGGCATACCCCCAAACGCCCAGTCTATGCCATTCTGACCAGTGACATGTCAGCAAAGCAGCCCCCTCCGGGCTGGCTGTGGGATGCTCTGAGCCTATTCACCAGGTgggatgagaggggagaggggggagaaCTCACTGCTAGGTAGGTCCGGTCCCGCTCAATCAGATCGGCCAGGCGGTTCAGGAGGCGGCCCCTGTCGGATGCATTCATGCGGCGCCAGGGTGAGCCCAGCTGGAAGGCGGCCCGGGCAGCCTTTACTGCCCTGTCCACGTCTTCCTGGAAAACACCCACCGAGGAAGCTCAGGCCTTCTCAGCACTGTCTCCACCCTGCTGCCAAACACCCGTATGGGACTTCAGTCAATGCTTTGTGGAAACCTGACCCAAACAGCCCTTCCCCACCAGGAAGGGCTCTCCTGTGGAGTTTCAAACTCTCCCTTACAGGACTCACGGAGGGAGTGAGGATCCTGACTATTAACGTTTCTGTATTTTCACCTCAGAATTCCCCAAAGAGTTCTGGAGGAAAACATTCAGGGCTCTGTGTTTAGAGTGTGACCATTTTCCCCCCTTCCTAAGAAAGCAAGCCTAGAGAACTTAGACATTCCTTCTCCGATGACTGGTAGTCTCCACCAAATGCAGGTTTAACCAGCTTCTCTCTCCTTGGAGAAGCAGTAAAATCGACACAGCTAGCATTTTTCATATAGGGAGATGTGTATCAGGAGGTTGGAAGCATGGTTTCCAttaatattaaacatatttaCCATTTTACCTACCGTAAAAGTAGACTACCAAGAAAGTACTATATTCACATTTGCTTTtaggagaggaagcagggcttTATACATGAATATAGAAAACTGTCTTAAAGCAGAGGGCAAGAGgccttcttaaaatattttaaatgcctcttcttttttaagatttatttttgagatcaagcgagcatgagtaggggaggagcagagggagaaagagaaaaccccccactgagcagagaccccccctcCCGCCGTGGCACtcactctcacaaccctgaggggcacctgggtggcttagttgttacacgtctgctttcagctcaggtcatgatcccagggtcctgggatctagccccacatctggcttcctgcttggcggaaagcctgcttctcactctctcactccctctgcttttgttccctctctctgtcaaataaataaaatcttaaaaaacaaaaacaaaagcaaaaaacctcacaaccctgagatcatgacctgagccaaaaccgagagtcagatgctcaactgactgagccccccggcaCCTCTCaatgttttttgaaagaaaataaggaaggaagatagattTTTACtgaaagtctaattttttttttaaagattttgtttatttatttatttgacagacagagatcacaagtaggcagagaggcaggcagagagagaggaggaagcaggctccccgccaaacagagagcccgacgcgaggctcgatcccaggaccccaagatcacgacccgagctgaaggcagaggcccaacccactgagccacccaggcgcccctgaaagtcTAGTTTTTAAGTCGTAAAATTCTTACTGCTATTTTTTACTGCAAGTATATATAATTCCAACAAAATACACTACCAACACTAGACTAGATCTCAGGAGACCCAAATTCTAGTCCACAAGATGCCTCTATCTAGATGTGTACCTCCCTTCTCTGACCTTCAACTTTCAGGTCTAGAAAAGAGAGACTGGATTAGATGTTCCCAAATTTAGTTCCGAGTCTACAATTCTACTGCTGTGAGAATTACTGAACCTGGGTATAATCTAGCACCTTTGTCTGAAGGAAAAGTTTCTGTTGATTCATTTACTCAAAAGATATTCATTGAGATTTCTGAGTTATGAAAATAATACACTCCTGGTAAAGTTTCAACcccataaaaacataaaaagtaaataatgaaaCCATCCTTGCCTGCTCCCGGCCCAAGGTAGGTCACTTACCTTGTCTCCTTCAGCTACCTGACATATGACTTCTCCGGTAGATGGATTGACAGTGGGAAATGTCTTCTTGCTTACAGCATCATGCCACTCATTGTTTATGAAGATCTACGAGAAGGAAGAAAGTTCTCAGGACCGGCTCTCAACCCAACACCAACAACCAGCGatgtgggaggggaaaaaaaaaccagaacacaTATGAATTAGCCTTAGAATGATGTGGCAGGAGATTTAAAGCCCCAGCCCTGGAGACAACCAAGTCGGAATGCCTTCTCTGCCAAGCAACCTTGGGTAAGTCATTTGCCCTTGGTTTCTTTGAcctgagaaatgaaaagaatgtgtCTACTTTATCAGTTGTCCACACTGTTGGACAGTATGGACAACAGTATGGACTCGGTAGCTTAATGATCCATCCTTCTCTCACAATCGTGTCCACTGATTGAGCTCAGCTGCACAGGGCTTCCCTGGGCTAGCTCATGGGGTTGCAGAGAAAGTGCTTGGGGCTGGATGTGCACTAGGGGTTCTGCACCACAAACATGTCTGCTTAGGCCTCCTGACTGTATGGCAGACCCAGGTGCGTCAGCCTTCTCCATGACAGCTGGCTTCCCCAGAGAGTGTTCCGAGAGACCCACGCAGAAGCTGAAAGGCTTCCTAAAATCCAGCTTCTGAAGACACACAGCCTCATTTCCACCACCAAACTCCACAGGTCATTGTAAGTCACAGGGACGGTCCAGatctcagggaaggggagagacctGCCACTTACTCCTTGGAAGGAGCGGCCAAGAATTTGGAGCCATCTCTCCTCTAGCACACTACTGCACAGGGTTGTCTTGAGAATGGGGTCAGAATATTCTTTAATGATTCAGTAAACGTGCAGTGAACACCTGCAATgggccaggtactgttctaaggCTGAGGACACAGTGGAAACCAAACCCAATAAGGACATTTCTCTCTCATGGAGCTGGTGCTCTGATGGGTACAGACAGTAGAGAAGCAAGTAGAGAAGAAATACACAAGACAACCTCAGATTGCAGGGGTAGATACAGAGGAGAAAAACAGGATCCACAAAGAAAGTGGGGGAAGACAGACAACTTTACATGGGATGGTTGGTAGGGTCTCTGTGACAAGCAGATACTTCACTCAAGCCCTGACTGGTGAAAAGGAGCCAGCCACAGGAAGAGTAGGAGGATAAGCAGACCAGGCAGCAGggatagcaagtgcaaaggccctggggtgggaatTAAGATTAAtgcatttgagaaagaatgaaagtggcCAGAGTTAACTGGCTAACCAAGAAGGAAATGCTAGGAGATGGGATCAGAGAGGAGGGGGGGTCCTGTGAAGCCCTCCGTTCAGCACCTGTCACCAGTCATTGCTGTTGCTGTTGTGAGGTTTAACAGCAATCAAGTCTGGAGAGGGACTGTATGCTGGTTTAATGAGGCCAAAGTAGTGGCGGCAGGGCAGGAACAGACGGAAGCCTCTTCATTCAAAGAAAAGGTCCTTATCCAAAGCTGCTTAGTCAAGTGCCAAAATTCACTCTCTGCTTCTAAGAGCCAGGCGATGGCCTCAAGGGAGAATAGGGAAGAACTCTCCCAACAAGCTGTTCCCCTTCAGGATGGGGAAGCTGGTCCGGGGGTCAGGGACACTTGGTCATTTTAGCCGGGCTGCACAAACATCATAGTCAGGGTGAACATCAGTTCAAGGCCACCCCCACTTCCTTCCTCAAGGGTTCCCCTTGGCCCCACCATCCCAACATGGCCTGGCTCTGGCTTAGGACCCTGGGGAGCCATCCCCAGTTACTCTGGGCCAGAGTCTAGGACCACAAACAAGACCAAGCCACAAAGCAAAGTCTGGAGCTTGGCCAAGGCCAAAGAGTTTGGGGCCAGCAGGACCCAGGGAGGGCTGGCCCGGCTCCATGGTCAAGAGCAGTGTCAGGAAGAACACCTGGATAAACCCGGGCTCCTCTGATCCTAGCTGTTTCACACGGGGCAAGGAACTTCACCTCACTCCGGAGTAAGAATCATCACACTACCCCTCGTGACGGGGCATGTGAGGGCCCCAGGTGAATGTGCAAAGTTTGGGAGGAGCAAGGCTGTGTCGGGGCCCATGGGACCGGG from Neovison vison isolate M4711 chromosome 3, ASM_NN_V1, whole genome shotgun sequence encodes the following:
- the ALDH2 gene encoding aldehyde dehydrogenase, mitochondrial encodes the protein MLRAAALAAAGLGPRLGRRLLSAAATEVVPAPNQQPEVFYNQIFINNEWHDAVSKKTFPTVNPSTGEVICQVAEGDKEDVDRAVKAARAAFQLGSPWRRMNASDRGRLLNRLADLIERDRTYLAALETLDNGKPYVISYLVDLDMVLKCIRYYAGWADKYHGKTIPIDGDFFSYTRHEPVGVCGQIIPWNFPLLMQAWKLGPALATGNVVVMKVAEQTPLTALYVANLIKEAGFPPGVVNIIPGFGPTAGAAIASHEDVDKVAFTGSTEVGHLIQVAAGSSNLKRVTLELGGKSPNIIMSDADMNWAVEQAHFALFFNQGQCCCAGSRTFVQEDVYAEFVERSVARAKSRVVGNPFDSQTEQGPQVDETQFKKVLGYIKSGKEEGAKLLCGGGAAADRGYFIQPTVFGDVQDSMTIAREEIFGPVMQILKFKTIEEVIERANNSKYGLAAAVFTKDLDKANYLSQALQAGTVWVNCYDVFGAQSPFGGYKMSGSGRELGEYGLQAYTEVKTVTIKVPQKNS